A DNA window from Mesorhizobium sp. C432A contains the following coding sequences:
- the rpsN gene encoding 30S ribosomal protein S14 → MAKTSSVEKNNRRRKLADQYGPKRAALKAIIMDQSKPMEERFRAQLKLAALPRNSAKIRIRNRCEVTGRPRAYYRKLKVSRIALRDLGNNGQIPGLVKSSW, encoded by the coding sequence ATGGCAAAGACCAGCTCAGTCGAGAAGAACAACAGGCGCCGCAAGCTTGCCGACCAGTACGGTCCCAAGCGCGCAGCGCTCAAGGCGATCATCATGGACCAGTCCAAGCCGATGGAAGAGCGTTTCCGCGCTCAGCTGAAGCTTGCTGCCCTGCCGCGCAACTCGGCCAAGATCCGCATCCGCAACCGCTGCGAAGTTACCGGCCGTCCGCGCGCCTATTATCGCAAGCTCAAAGTATCGCGCATCGCGCTTCGTGATCTCGGCAATAACGGCCAGATCCCGGGCCTGGTCAAGTCGAGCTGGTAA
- the rplR gene encoding 50S ribosomal protein L18 produces MATKESIQRRAQRVRRQIKKVAGERPRLSVHRTSKNIYVQVIDDAKGHTIAAASTLEKDLKGSLKTGADTEAAAAVGKLIAERASKAGVKEVVFDRGAYIYHGRVKALAEAAREGGLSF; encoded by the coding sequence ATGGCTACCAAGGAATCCATCCAGCGCCGCGCGCAGCGCGTCCGCCGCCAGATCAAGAAGGTCGCCGGCGAACGTCCGCGTCTCTCGGTTCACCGCACGTCGAAGAACATCTACGTGCAGGTCATCGACGATGCCAAGGGCCATACCATCGCGGCTGCATCGACACTCGAGAAGGACCTCAAGGGTTCGCTCAAGACCGGCGCCGACACCGAGGCAGCAGCCGCTGTTGGCAAGCTGATCGCCGAGCGTGCTTCGAAGGCCGGCGTCAAGGAAGTCGTCTTTGACCGCGGCGCCTATATCTATCACGGCCGCGTCAAGGCGCTGGCCGAGGCTGCCCGTGAAGGCGGTCTGAGCTTCTAA
- the rplV gene encoding 50S ribosomal protein L22: MGKAKAPRRLADNEARAVLRTIRISPQKLNLVAALIRGKKVATALSDLEFSAKRISGTVKKTLESAIANAENNHDLDVDALIVAEAYVGKSIVMKRFHARGRGRASRIEKPFSHLTIVVREVEEKGEAA, from the coding sequence ATGGGCAAGGCCAAAGCTCCGCGCAGGCTTGCTGACAACGAAGCGCGCGCCGTTCTGCGCACGATCCGTATCAGCCCGCAGAAGCTGAACCTGGTTGCCGCGCTGATCCGCGGCAAGAAGGTCGCGACAGCGCTTTCCGATCTCGAATTCTCGGCCAAGCGGATTTCCGGCACGGTCAAGAAGACGCTGGAATCGGCGATCGCCAACGCGGAAAACAACCACGACCTCGACGTCGATGCACTGATCGTGGCGGAAGCCTATGTCGGCAAGTCGATCGTCATGAAGCGGTTCCATGCTCGTGGCCGCGGTCGCGCCAGCCGTATAGAAAAGCCGTTCTCGCACCTCACGATCGTCGTTCGTGAAGTCGAAGAAAAAGGGGAGGCCGCATAA
- the rplX gene encoding 50S ribosomal protein L24 yields MQKIRKGDKVVVLAGKDKGRSGEVLSVQPKEDTALVRGVNMIRRHQKQSQSQEGGIITKEAPIQLSNIALADPKDGRPTRVGFIFQKDGKKVRVAKRSGEVING; encoded by the coding sequence ATGCAAAAGATTAGAAAAGGCGACAAGGTCGTCGTGCTGGCCGGCAAGGACAAGGGCCGTTCGGGCGAAGTCCTCTCGGTTCAGCCGAAGGAAGACACCGCGCTGGTGCGCGGCGTCAACATGATCCGTCGTCACCAGAAGCAGTCCCAGTCCCAAGAGGGCGGGATCATCACCAAGGAAGCGCCGATCCAGCTGTCGAACATCGCGCTCGCCGACCCCAAGGATGGCAGGCCGACCCGCGTCGGCTTCATCTTCCAGAAGGACGGCAAGAAGGTGCGCGTCGCCAAGCGCTCGGGAGAAGTCATCAATGGCTAA
- the rplN gene encoding 50S ribosomal protein L14 encodes MIQMQTNLDVADNSGARRVMCIKVLGGSKRKYASVGDIIVVSIKEAIPRGRVKKGDVMKAVVVRTAKDIRRPDGSVIRFDKNAAVLVDNKKEPIGTRIFGPVPRELRAKNHMKIISLAPEVL; translated from the coding sequence ATGATTCAGATGCAAACAAACCTCGACGTCGCGGATAATTCCGGCGCCCGTCGTGTCATGTGCATCAAGGTGCTGGGCGGCTCGAAGCGGAAATACGCTTCCGTAGGCGACATCATCGTGGTGTCGATCAAGGAAGCCATTCCGCGCGGCCGCGTTAAGAAGGGCGATGTGATGAAGGCGGTCGTGGTTCGCACGGCCAAGGACATCCGCCGCCCGGACGGCAGCGTGATCCGTTTCGACAAGAACGCGGCCGTTCTCGTCGACAACAAGAAAGAGCCGATCGGCACGCGTATCTTCGGACCGGTTCCGCGCGAACTCCGCGCCAAGAACCACATGAAGATCATCTCGCTCGCGCCTGAAGTGCTGTAA
- the rpsC gene encoding 30S ribosomal protein S3, with protein sequence MGQKVNPIGLRLGINRTWDSRWFANTGEYGKLLHEDIKIRKYLEKELKQAAISKVVIERPHKKCRVTIHAARPGLIIGKKGADIEKLRKKLMEMTKSETHLNIVEVRKPEIDATLVAQSIAQQLERRIAFRRAMKRAVQSAMRLGAEGIRINCAGRLGGAEIARMEWYREGRVPLHTLRADVDYGTAEAHTAYGICGVKVWVFKGEILEHDPMASERRATEGDAAHGGGGDRERGRRRENA encoded by the coding sequence ATGGGTCAGAAAGTCAATCCGATCGGTCTGCGCCTCGGCATCAACCGCACCTGGGATTCGCGCTGGTTCGCGAACACCGGCGAGTACGGCAAGCTGCTGCATGAGGACATCAAGATCCGCAAATATCTTGAAAAGGAACTCAAGCAGGCTGCGATTTCCAAGGTCGTGATCGAGCGCCCGCACAAGAAGTGCCGCGTCACCATCCATGCGGCGCGCCCGGGCCTGATCATCGGCAAGAAGGGCGCCGACATCGAAAAGCTTCGCAAGAAGCTGATGGAGATGACGAAGTCCGAGACGCACTTGAACATCGTTGAAGTGCGCAAGCCGGAAATCGACGCAACCCTGGTCGCCCAGTCGATCGCCCAGCAGCTCGAGCGTCGTATCGCGTTCCGCCGCGCCATGAAGCGCGCCGTTCAGTCGGCGATGCGCCTGGGCGCCGAAGGCATCCGCATCAACTGCGCCGGCCGTCTCGGCGGCGCAGAGATTGCACGCATGGAATGGTACCGCGAAGGCCGCGTGCCGCTGCATACGCTGCGCGCCGATGTCGACTATGGCACGGCCGAAGCGCATACGGCTTACGGCATCTGCGGCGTCAAGGTCTGGGTGTTCAAGGGCGAAATCCTCGAGCACGATCCGATGGCTTCGGAGCGTCGCGCGACCGAGGGTGATGCTGCGCATGGCGGTGGTGGTGATCGCGAACGCGGTCGTCGTCGCGAAAACGCCTGA
- the rpmC gene encoding 50S ribosomal protein L29 yields MKAEDIRTKTQDQLTDDLASLKKEQFNLRFQKATGQLEKTARVRQVRKDIARIKTIAAEKSAAKKA; encoded by the coding sequence ATGAAAGCCGAAGACATCCGGACCAAGACCCAGGACCAGCTGACCGACGATCTGGCCAGCCTGAAGAAGGAGCAGTTCAACCTGCGCTTCCAGAAGGCCACCGGCCAGCTCGAGAAGACCGCGCGCGTGCGGCAGGTTCGCAAGGACATTGCGCGTATCAAGACCATCGCTGCGGAAAAGTCCGCGGCCAAGAAGGCTTAA
- the rplB gene encoding 50S ribosomal protein L2 — MALKKFNPVTPSTRQLVIVDRSGLYKGKPVKGLTEGLTKSGGRNNHGRITARFIGGGHKRSYRIIDFKRRKFDVVGTVERIEYDPNRTAFIALIKYDDGELSYIIAPQRLAAGDKIVAGESVDVKPGNAMPLASMPVGTIVHNIELKPGKGAQVARSAGGYGQLVGRDQGMAILRLNSGEQRVVHGSCMATVGAVSNPDHGNINDGKAGRTVWRGKRPHNRGVTMNPVDHPHGGGEGRTSGGRHPVSPWGKPTKGKKTRSNKATDKFILRSRHQRKS; from the coding sequence ATGGCACTTAAAAAATTCAACCCGGTAACGCCGAGCACCCGCCAGTTGGTCATCGTCGACCGCTCGGGCCTCTACAAGGGCAAGCCCGTCAAGGGACTGACCGAAGGCCTGACCAAGTCGGGCGGCCGCAACAATCACGGCCGCATCACGGCCCGCTTCATCGGCGGCGGTCATAAGCGTTCGTACCGCATCATCGACTTCAAGCGCCGCAAGTTCGACGTCGTCGGCACGGTCGAGCGCATTGAATACGATCCGAACCGCACCGCCTTCATCGCGCTGATCAAGTATGACGATGGCGAGCTGTCCTACATCATCGCTCCGCAGCGCCTTGCCGCCGGCGACAAGATCGTGGCCGGTGAATCGGTCGACGTGAAGCCAGGCAATGCGATGCCGCTGGCCTCGATGCCGGTCGGCACGATCGTCCATAACATCGAGCTGAAGCCGGGCAAGGGCGCCCAGGTTGCCCGCTCGGCAGGTGGCTACGGACAGCTGGTCGGTCGCGACCAGGGCATGGCGATCCTGCGCCTCAACTCGGGCGAGCAGCGGGTCGTTCACGGCTCCTGCATGGCCACCGTCGGCGCCGTGTCGAACCCCGACCACGGCAACATCAACGACGGCAAGGCCGGCCGCACGGTCTGGCGCGGCAAGCGCCCGCACAATCGCGGCGTGACCATGAACCCGGTCGACCATCCGCATGGCGGTGGTGAAGGCCGCACCTCCGGTGGCCGTCATCCGGTCAGCCCGTGGGGAAAGCCGACCAAGGGCAAGAAGACGCGGTCCAACAAGGCGACCGACAAGTTCATCCTGCGCTCGCGCCATCAGCGCAAGAGCTAA
- the rplD gene encoding 50S ribosomal protein L4: MDLKITTLGGKDAGKVKLSEEIFGLDPREDILQRVVRWQLAKRQQGTHKAKGRAEIARTGAKMYKQKGTGRARHHSARAPQFRGGGKAHGPVVRSHEHDLPKKVRALGLRHALSAKAKSASIIIIDELKLTEAKTKALIANFATLGLTNALVIGGAELDQNFKLAATNIPNIDVLPIQGINVYDILRRGTLVLSKAAVEALEERFK; encoded by the coding sequence ATGGATCTCAAGATCACAACGCTTGGCGGCAAGGACGCCGGCAAGGTGAAACTCTCCGAGGAGATTTTCGGCCTTGATCCGCGCGAGGACATCCTGCAGCGCGTCGTGCGCTGGCAGCTGGCCAAACGGCAGCAGGGCACGCACAAGGCCAAGGGCCGCGCCGAAATCGCGCGCACCGGCGCCAAGATGTACAAGCAGAAGGGTACGGGCCGCGCCCGTCACCATTCGGCACGCGCTCCGCAGTTCCGCGGCGGCGGCAAGGCCCACGGCCCGGTCGTTCGCAGCCACGAGCACGATCTGCCGAAGAAGGTGCGCGCTCTGGGCTTGCGGCATGCTCTCTCGGCCAAGGCCAAGAGCGCGTCGATCATCATCATCGACGAGCTGAAGCTGACCGAGGCCAAGACGAAGGCGCTGATCGCGAATTTCGCGACACTGGGCCTGACCAACGCCTTGGTGATCGGCGGTGCCGAGCTTGACCAGAACTTCAAGCTGGCGGCGACCAACATCCCGAACATCGACGTGCTGCCCATCCAGGGCATCAACGTCTACGACATTCTGCGCCGCGGCACGCTGGTCCTTTCGAAGGCCGCCGTCGAGGCTCTCGAGGAGCGCTTTAAATGA
- a CDS encoding 50S ribosomal protein L23: protein MTDLRHYDVIVSPAITEKSTMASENNQVVFNVAKKASKPEIKAAVEALFGVKVTAVNTLVRKGKIKRFRGTIGRQSDVKKAIVTLADGQSIDVATGL from the coding sequence ATGACCGACCTCCGTCATTACGACGTGATCGTCTCGCCGGCGATCACGGAAAAGTCGACCATGGCTTCCGAGAACAACCAGGTTGTTTTCAACGTCGCCAAGAAGGCGTCGAAGCCGGAAATCAAGGCCGCTGTCGAAGCGCTGTTTGGCGTCAAGGTTACGGCCGTGAACACGCTTGTCCGCAAGGGCAAGATCAAGCGCTTCCGCGGCACGATCGGCCGCCAGAGCGACGTCAAGAAGGCGATTGTGACACTGGCCGACGGCCAGTCGATCGACGTCGCGACGGGTCTCTGA
- the rpsE gene encoding 30S ribosomal protein S5 produces the protein MAQERRDGGRGRDREERDDGMVDKLVHINRVAKVVKGGRRFGFAALVVVGDQKGRVGFGHGKAREVPEAIRKATESAKRDMIFVPLRSGRTLHHDVEGRWGAGRVLLRAAKQGTGIIAGGPMRAVFETLGMHDVVAKSMGSSNPYNMVRATFDALKSQMHPKDVAAARGIKYSTLQARRGTAVAAEE, from the coding sequence ATGGCACAGGAACGTAGGGATGGCGGCCGCGGCCGCGATCGTGAAGAACGCGATGACGGCATGGTGGACAAGCTCGTCCACATCAACCGTGTCGCCAAGGTCGTCAAGGGCGGCCGTCGCTTCGGTTTTGCAGCACTCGTCGTCGTCGGCGACCAGAAGGGCCGCGTCGGCTTCGGTCACGGCAAGGCGCGCGAAGTGCCGGAAGCGATCCGCAAGGCAACTGAGTCGGCCAAGCGCGACATGATTTTCGTGCCGCTGCGCTCGGGCCGCACGCTGCACCACGACGTCGAAGGACGCTGGGGCGCCGGACGCGTGCTGCTGCGCGCTGCCAAGCAGGGTACCGGCATCATCGCCGGCGGCCCGATGCGCGCTGTCTTCGAGACGCTCGGCATGCATGACGTGGTCGCCAAGTCGATGGGTTCGTCGAACCCCTACAACATGGTTCGTGCCACATTCGACGCGCTGAAGAGCCAGATGCATCCCAAGGATGTGGCTGCTGCACGCGGCATCAAGTATTCGACCCTTCAGGCCCGCCGCGGCACCGCCGTTGCGGCTGAAGAATAG
- the rplF gene encoding 50S ribosomal protein L6: protein MSRIGKKPVSLPQGVTATVNGQTVTAKGPKGELKFVVNDEVLVKMEGSEIAVQPRDQTKTARSKWGMSRTQIVNILQGVKDGFEKKLEITGVGYRAALQGKNLQLALGFSHDVVYETPAGITITVPKPTEITVTGIDKQQVGQVAAEIREYRGPEPYKGKGVRYAGEKIVRKEGKKK, encoded by the coding sequence ATGTCTCGTATTGGAAAGAAACCCGTTTCGCTGCCGCAGGGCGTGACCGCGACCGTCAACGGCCAGACCGTGACGGCGAAGGGCCCCAAGGGCGAGCTGAAGTTCGTGGTGAACGACGAAGTGCTGGTCAAGATGGAAGGCAGCGAAATCGCTGTCCAGCCGCGTGACCAGACCAAGACCGCCCGCTCCAAGTGGGGCATGTCGCGCACGCAGATCGTCAACATCCTGCAGGGCGTCAAGGACGGTTTCGAGAAGAAGCTCGAGATCACCGGCGTCGGCTATCGCGCGGCACTCCAGGGCAAGAACCTGCAGCTGGCGCTTGGCTTCAGCCACGACGTCGTTTACGAGACGCCGGCCGGCATCACGATCACCGTGCCGAAGCCGACGGAAATCACCGTGACCGGCATCGACAAGCAGCAGGTCGGCCAGGTTGCAGCCGAGATCCGCGAGTATCGCGGTCCCGAGCCCTACAAGGGCAAGGGTGTCCGCTATGCCGGCGAGAAGATCGTCCGCAAGGAAGGCAAGAAGAAGTAG
- the rplP gene encoding 50S ribosomal protein L16 codes for MLQPKRTKFRKQFKGRIHGTAKGGTNLDFGGFGLKALEPNRVTAREIEAARRAITREMKRAGRVWIRIFPDVPVTSKPTEVRMGKGKGAVDYWAARVKPGRIMFEIDGVNEETAREALRLGAAKLSVRTRFVQRIAE; via the coding sequence ATGCTGCAGCCAAAGCGCACAAAGTTCCGCAAGCAGTTCAAGGGCCGTATCCATGGTACCGCAAAGGGCGGCACCAACCTGGATTTCGGTGGTTTCGGGCTGAAGGCGCTTGAGCCGAACCGCGTCACCGCGCGTGAGATCGAGGCGGCCCGCCGCGCGATCACTCGTGAGATGAAGCGTGCCGGCCGCGTGTGGATCCGTATTTTCCCTGATGTGCCGGTGACGTCGAAGCCGACTGAAGTGCGCATGGGCAAGGGCAAGGGCGCTGTCGATTACTGGGCGGCGCGCGTAAAGCCGGGCCGCATCATGTTCGAGATCGACGGCGTCAACGAAGAAACCGCCCGTGAGGCGCTGCGTCTCGGCGCGGCCAAGCTCTCGGTCAGGACGCGCTTCGTACAGCGCATCGCAGAATAA
- the rpmD gene encoding 50S ribosomal protein L30, with the protein MAKKATKTITVEQIGSPIRRPKEQRATLVGLGLNKMHKQRTLEDTPSVRGMIAAVQHLVRVVDEG; encoded by the coding sequence ATGGCCAAGAAAGCAACCAAGACCATCACCGTTGAGCAGATCGGTTCGCCGATCCGCCGCCCGAAGGAACAGCGCGCGACGCTGGTCGGCCTCGGCCTCAACAAGATGCACAAGCAGCGCACTCTGGAGGACACTCCCTCGGTGCGCGGCATGATCGCTGCCGTCCAGCATCTCGTCCGCGTCGTGGACGAGGGCTGA
- the rpsJ gene encoding 30S ribosomal protein S10, with product MNGQNIRIRLKAFDHRVLDASTKEIVSTAKRTGANVRGPIPLPTRIEKFTVNRSPHVDKKSREQFEMRTHKRLLDIVDPTPQTVDALMKLDLAAGVDVEIKL from the coding sequence ATGAACGGACAGAATATCCGCATCCGCCTGAAGGCGTTTGATCACCGCGTGCTTGACGCCTCGACGAAAGAAATCGTGTCGACGGCCAAGCGCACCGGAGCAAACGTCCGCGGCCCCATTCCGCTGCCGACGCGGATCGAAAAGTTCACGGTCAACCGGTCGCCTCACGTCGACAAGAAGAGCCGCGAGCAGTTCGAGATGCGCACGCACAAGCGTCTGCTCGACATCGTCGATCCGACCCCGCAGACGGTCGATGCTTTGATGAAGCTCGATCTGGCCGCCGGTGTCGACGTCGAGATCAAGCTCTAA
- the rplE gene encoding 50S ribosomal protein L5 yields the protein MAKAQTTKPKAESKQSKAQNTPRLKQVYNETIRKALQEQFGYENEMQVPRIDKIVLNMGVGEATADSKKPSIAAEDLAMIAGQKAVVTRARNSIAGFKVREKMPIGAKVTLRKERMYEFLDRLVNIALPRVRDFRGLNPKSFDGRGNYAMGIKEHIVFPEINYDKVDQIWGMDVIVCTTAKTDDEARALLKAFNFPFRQ from the coding sequence ATGGCTAAGGCTCAAACCACGAAGCCCAAGGCTGAAAGCAAACAGTCCAAGGCCCAGAACACGCCGCGCCTCAAGCAGGTCTACAACGAGACCATCCGCAAGGCGCTGCAGGAGCAGTTCGGCTACGAGAACGAGATGCAGGTTCCGCGCATCGACAAGATCGTGCTGAACATGGGCGTCGGCGAAGCGACCGCGGATTCGAAGAAGCCTTCGATCGCGGCCGAAGACCTGGCGATGATCGCCGGCCAGAAGGCCGTCGTCACCCGCGCCCGTAATTCGATCGCCGGCTTCAAGGTCCGCGAGAAGATGCCGATCGGCGCCAAGGTCACGCTGCGCAAGGAACGCATGTACGAGTTCCTCGACCGTCTCGTGAACATCGCACTGCCGCGCGTCCGCGACTTTCGCGGACTGAATCCGAAGAGCTTCGATGGCCGTGGCAACTACGCCATGGGCATCAAGGAACACATCGTGTTCCCGGAGATCAACTACGACAAGGTTGATCAGATCTGGGGCATGGACGTCATCGTTTGTACGACTGCGAAGACGGACGACGAAGCCAGGGCATTGCTCAAGGCCTTCAACTTCCCCTTCCGCCAGTAA
- the rpsS gene encoding 30S ribosomal protein S19, which yields MTRSIWKGPFIDGYLLKKVDKVREGGRNEVIKMWSRRSTILPQFVGFTFGVYNGQKHVPVSVNEDMVGHKFGEFAPTRTYYGHGADKKAKRK from the coding sequence GTGACTCGTTCTATTTGGAAAGGCCCCTTCATCGACGGCTACCTTCTCAAGAAGGTGGACAAGGTTCGTGAAGGTGGTCGCAATGAGGTGATCAAGATGTGGAGCCGTCGCTCCACCATCCTGCCGCAGTTCGTCGGCTTCACCTTCGGTGTCTACAACGGCCAGAAGCATGTTCCCGTCTCGGTGAACGAGGACATGGTCGGTCACAAGTTCGGTGAATTCGCTCCGACCCGGACCTATTACGGTCACGGCGCGGATAAGAAGGCGAAGAGGAAATAA
- the rpsQ gene encoding 30S ribosomal protein S17, whose translation MPKRILQGTVVSDKNEKTVVVKVERRFTHPVMKKTVRMTKKYKAHDENNAHKVGDQVFIQESKPISKDKRWIVVSSDQA comes from the coding sequence ATGCCAAAGCGCATTCTGCAGGGCACTGTCGTCAGCGACAAGAACGAGAAGACGGTAGTCGTCAAGGTCGAACGGCGCTTCACGCATCCCGTGATGAAGAAGACCGTGCGCATGACCAAGAAGTACAAGGCGCACGACGAGAACAACGCCCACAAGGTCGGCGATCAGGTGTTCATCCAGGAATCGAAGCCGATTTCCAAGGACAAGCGCTGGATCGTCGTGTCTTCGGACCAGGCGTAA
- the rplC gene encoding 50S ribosomal protein L3 — MRSGVIAKKVGMTRIYNDAGEHVPVTVLQMENCQVVAQRTQEKNGYTAVQLGVGLAKVKNTSKAMRGHFATASVEPKAKVAEFRVSADNMIDVGAEITVEHFVAGQKVDVTGTTIGKGFQGVIKRHHMGGGRATHGNSVSHRTHGSTGQRQDPGKVFKGKHMAGHMGDTRVTTQNVEIVSTDADRGLILIRGAVPGSKGAWILVRDAAKVALPANAPKPAAIRAVAAESGAKNEAPAAEGAE; from the coding sequence ATGCGTTCAGGTGTGATTGCAAAGAAGGTGGGAATGACCCGCATCTATAATGATGCCGGGGAACATGTTCCCGTCACCGTTCTCCAGATGGAGAACTGCCAGGTCGTGGCTCAGCGCACGCAGGAGAAGAACGGCTATACCGCCGTCCAGCTCGGCGTTGGCCTTGCCAAGGTGAAGAACACGTCGAAGGCGATGCGCGGCCATTTCGCGACCGCTTCCGTCGAGCCGAAGGCGAAGGTCGCCGAGTTCCGCGTCTCCGCCGACAACATGATCGATGTCGGCGCCGAGATCACCGTCGAGCACTTCGTCGCCGGCCAGAAGGTCGATGTGACGGGCACGACGATCGGCAAGGGTTTCCAGGGCGTCATCAAGCGCCATCACATGGGTGGTGGCCGCGCGACGCACGGTAACTCGGTTTCGCACCGTACGCATGGTTCGACCGGCCAGCGTCAGGACCCGGGCAAAGTGTTCAAGGGCAAGCATATGGCTGGCCACATGGGCGACACCCGCGTCACCACACAGAATGTCGAGATCGTTTCGACCGACGCCGACCGCGGCCTGATCCTGATCCGCGGTGCGGTTCCCGGATCGAAGGGCGCCTGGATCCTGGTCCGCGATGCGGCCAAGGTGGCACTGCCGGCCAACGCGCCGAAGCCTGCCGCGATCCGCGCCGTTGCCGCCGAGAGTGGCGCCAAGAACGAGGCTCCGGCCGCAGAGGGAGCAGAATAA
- the tuf gene encoding elongation factor Tu, giving the protein MAKGKFERNKPHVNIGTIGHVDHGKTSLTAAITKYFGEYKRYDQIDAAPEEKARGITISTAHVEYETAARHYAHVDCPGHADYVKNMITGAAQMDGAILVVSAADGPMPQTREHILLARQVGVPSIVVFLNKVDQVDDAELLELVELEVRELLSKNEFPGDDIPIVKGSALAALEDSNKTIGEDAIRELMAAVDAYIPTPVRPLDKPFLMPIEDVFSISGRGTVVTGRVERGIVKVGEELEIIGIRPTTKTTCTGVEMFRKLLDQGQAGDNIGALLRGVDREGVERGQVLAKPGTVKPHKKFVAEAYILTKDEGGRHTPFFTNYRPQFYFRTTDVTGIVSLPEGTEMVMPGDNITVDVELIVPIAMEEKLRFAIREGGRTVGAGIVVTIKE; this is encoded by the coding sequence ATGGCAAAAGGTAAATTCGAGCGTAACAAGCCTCATGTGAACATTGGCACGATTGGCCACGTCGATCATGGCAAGACGTCGCTGACGGCGGCGATCACGAAGTATTTTGGCGAGTACAAGCGCTACGACCAGATCGATGCGGCGCCCGAAGAGAAGGCCCGCGGCATCACGATTTCGACGGCGCACGTCGAATACGAGACGGCAGCGCGCCACTACGCCCATGTCGACTGCCCCGGCCACGCCGACTATGTGAAGAACATGATCACGGGCGCTGCGCAGATGGACGGCGCGATCCTGGTGGTGTCGGCCGCCGACGGCCCGATGCCGCAGACCCGCGAGCACATCCTGCTTGCCCGTCAGGTCGGCGTGCCGTCGATCGTGGTGTTCCTGAACAAGGTCGACCAGGTCGACGATGCCGAGCTGCTCGAACTGGTCGAGCTCGAGGTTCGCGAGCTTCTGTCGAAGAACGAGTTCCCCGGCGACGACATTCCGATCGTCAAGGGTTCGGCGCTGGCTGCTCTGGAAGATTCCAACAAGACCATCGGCGAAGATGCGATCCGCGAGTTGATGGCTGCGGTCGATGCCTATATCCCGACGCCTGTTCGTCCGCTGGACAAGCCGTTCCTGATGCCGATCGAAGACGTGTTCTCGATCTCGGGCCGTGGCACGGTCGTGACCGGCCGCGTCGAGCGCGGCATCGTCAAGGTCGGCGAGGAACTGGAAATCATCGGCATCCGTCCGACGACCAAGACGACCTGCACGGGCGTCGAGATGTTCCGCAAGCTGCTCGACCAGGGCCAGGCCGGCGACAACATCGGCGCGCTGCTGCGCGGCGTTGATCGTGAAGGTGTCGAGCGCGGCCAGGTTCTGGCCAAGCCCGGTACGGTGAAGCCGCACAAGAAGTTCGTGGCCGAAGCCTACATCCTGACCAAGGACGAAGGTGGCCGTCACACGCCGTTCTTCACCAACTACCGTCCGCAGTTCTACTTCCGCACGACCGACGTGACCGGCATCGTGTCGCTGCCGGAAGGCACGGAAATGGTTATGCCCGGCGACAACATCACCGTCGATGTCGAGCTGATCGTGCCGATCGCCATGGAAGAGAAGCTGCGCTTCGCCATCCGTGAAGGCGGCCGCACCGTCGGTGCCGGCATCGTCGTCACCATCAAAGAGTAA
- the rpsH gene encoding 30S ribosomal protein S8, whose translation MSLSDPLGDMLTRIRNAYGRKKSSVSTPASRLRTRVLDVLKAEGYIRDYSQTDFDNGKSEIEIELKYFDGAPVVREIARVSKPGRRVYVSAKSIPHVANGLGIAILSTPKGVMADHEAREQNVGGEILCQIF comes from the coding sequence ATGTCATTGAGCGATCCTCTCGGCGATATGCTGACCCGCATCCGCAACGCGTATGGCCGTAAGAAGTCGAGCGTTTCGACGCCGGCGTCGCGCCTGCGTACCCGCGTCCTCGACGTGCTGAAGGCTGAAGGCTATATCCGCGACTACAGCCAGACCGACTTCGACAACGGCAAGTCCGAAATCGAAATCGAGCTGAAGTATTTCGACGGTGCTCCGGTCGTGCGCGAAATCGCCCGCGTCTCGAAGCCTGGCCGCCGCGTTTACGTTTCGGCCAAGTCGATCCCGCACGTCGCCAACGGCCTCGGCATCGCCATCCTTTCGACGCCGAAGGGCGTGATGGCCGATCACGAAGCACGCGAACAGAATGTCGGCGGCGAAATCCTCTGCCAGATTTTCTAA